A genomic window from Parasteatoda tepidariorum isolate YZ-2023 chromosome 10, CAS_Ptep_4.0, whole genome shotgun sequence includes:
- the LOC107447181 gene encoding peroxisomal membrane protein 11B codes for MTMDSVIKFNNKSGARDKLFRLAQYSCKLIWSTLENKKLNKELIKKLKDLETVLSTGRKLYRFGRGFETLYSCLGCMHLDDPVLHFTITFSKINTAMYLFVDHFIWLNRVGLINIDKDKWSKLYYKFWLNFVVMNLARDIYEIKKILERQSFSKLSHEFQGNRIQKGNTVSSSLQVLFSFLELHKDVIVDTVKNGCDLFLPLAQMGHVSISSRTMGILGMISSVAGMLPLIDSTYKLSP; via the exons ATGACCATGGATAGtgttattaaattcaataacaaGTCTGGTGCAAGAGATAAATTATTTCG tcTTGCACAATATAGTTGCAAATTGATATGGTCCACTTTAGAAAACAAGAAACTGAACAAAGAACTCATAAAGAAACTGAAAGATTTAGAGACTGTCTTGAGTACTGGAAGgaaat tatatagaTTTGGTCGTGGTTTTGAAACTCTTTATTCCTGCCTTGGCTGCATGCATCTAGATGATCCGGTTCTTCATTTCACTATCACCTTCTCCAAAATTAACACTGCTATGTACTTATTTGTGGACCATTTTATTTGGCTCAACCGTGTTGGGCTGATTAATATCGACAAGGACAAATGGTCGAAATTGTACTataaattttggttaaattttgtGGTCATGAATTTGGCAAGagacatttatgaaattaagaaaatattggaAAGGCAAAGCTTCAGTAAGTTGAGCCACGAGTTTCAAGGTAATAGGATTCAGAAAGGTAATACTGTTTCGTCTAGTCTTCAAGTTCTGTTTAGTTTTCTGGAATTGCACAAAGATGTCATTGTTGACACAGTAAAAAATGGGTGTGATCTTTTCTTGCCTCTTGCACAGATGGGGCACGTTTCGATTTCTTCACGAACCATGGGCATTTTGGGAATGATTTCATCTGTTGCTGGAATGTTGCCTCTTATTGACTCTACTTATAAGTTGAGCCCATGA